A genomic segment from Rhodospirillum centenum SW encodes:
- the thrS gene encoding threonine--tRNA ligase, with protein MVSITLPDGGVRTFPRGTTGGQIASAIAKSLGKAALAVKIDGKQRDLALPVEQDCRLEILTRESPEALELIRHDAAHIMAEAVQALYPGTQVTIGPAIATGFYYDFARSEPFTPDDLVKIEAKMHEIVNADAPFTREVWKRDDAIEHFRSIGEKYKAQIIEDLPATETITIYRQGRWYDLCRGPHLPSTGKVGHAFKLMKVAGAYWRGDARNEMLQRIYGTAWRTEKELADHLHQIEEAEKRDHRKLGREMDLFHVQEEAVGSVFWHPKGWALYRTLENYIRTKLDAAGYVEVRTPQLYDSSLFKASGHWDMYGDNMFKIRESVAEDGTEKFLGVKPMNCPAHVQIFRQGLKSYRDLPLRMAEFGNCHRNEPSGALHGILRVRNFTQDDAHIFCTEDQVGQEAKEYFALQLGVYKDLGFDKIAVKLALRPDVRLGTDETWDKAEESLRVALRANDLEFEELPGEGAFYGPKVEFHLTDAIGRSWQCGTLQLDFQLPERLDASYIGQDGARHRPVMLHRAILGSLERFIGMMIEHYAGKFPLWLAPVQVVVATIVSEADAYAQTVAETLRRAGLRVEADVRNEKINLKVREHSLAKVPVMLVVGAREAEQGTVAVRRLGGKDQEVLALGDAVARLKDEARSPAGAETVSPAF; from the coding sequence ATGGTCTCCATCACGCTGCCCGACGGCGGCGTGCGAACCTTTCCGCGCGGCACTACCGGGGGCCAGATCGCCAGCGCCATCGCCAAGAGCCTGGGCAAGGCGGCGCTGGCGGTGAAGATCGACGGCAAGCAGCGCGACCTCGCGCTCCCCGTCGAGCAGGACTGCCGGCTGGAGATCCTGACGCGCGAGAGCCCGGAGGCGCTGGAGCTGATCCGGCACGACGCCGCCCACATCATGGCGGAGGCGGTGCAGGCCCTCTATCCCGGCACGCAGGTGACGATCGGCCCGGCCATCGCCACCGGCTTCTACTACGACTTCGCCCGGTCCGAGCCCTTCACGCCCGACGATCTGGTGAAGATCGAGGCGAAGATGCACGAGATCGTCAACGCCGACGCCCCCTTCACGCGGGAGGTCTGGAAGCGCGACGACGCGATCGAGCACTTCAGGTCGATCGGCGAGAAGTACAAGGCCCAGATCATCGAGGACCTGCCGGCGACGGAGACGATCACGATCTACCGCCAGGGCCGGTGGTACGACCTCTGCCGCGGTCCGCACCTGCCCAGCACGGGCAAGGTGGGCCACGCCTTCAAGCTGATGAAGGTGGCCGGCGCCTACTGGCGCGGCGACGCCCGCAACGAGATGCTCCAGCGCATCTACGGCACGGCGTGGCGCACCGAGAAGGAGCTGGCCGACCACCTGCACCAGATCGAGGAGGCGGAGAAGCGCGACCACCGCAAGCTGGGCCGCGAGATGGACCTGTTCCATGTGCAGGAGGAGGCCGTCGGCTCCGTCTTCTGGCATCCCAAGGGCTGGGCGCTCTACCGGACGCTGGAGAACTACATCCGCACCAAGCTGGACGCCGCCGGCTATGTGGAGGTGCGCACGCCCCAGCTCTATGACAGCAGCCTGTTCAAGGCGTCCGGCCACTGGGACATGTATGGCGACAACATGTTCAAGATCCGGGAATCCGTGGCCGAGGACGGCACCGAGAAGTTCCTCGGCGTGAAGCCGATGAACTGCCCGGCCCATGTGCAGATCTTCCGCCAGGGGCTGAAGAGCTACCGCGACCTGCCGCTGCGCATGGCCGAGTTCGGCAACTGCCACCGCAATGAACCGTCGGGCGCCCTGCACGGCATCCTGCGGGTGCGCAACTTCACCCAGGACGATGCCCATATCTTCTGCACCGAGGATCAGGTGGGGCAGGAGGCAAAAGAATATTTCGCGCTCCAGCTCGGCGTCTACAAGGACCTGGGTTTCGACAAGATCGCGGTGAAGCTGGCGCTGCGCCCCGACGTGCGTCTGGGCACGGACGAGACCTGGGACAAGGCGGAAGAAAGCCTGCGCGTGGCCCTGCGTGCCAATGATCTGGAATTCGAGGAACTGCCGGGCGAGGGCGCCTTCTACGGCCCGAAGGTGGAATTCCACCTGACCGACGCCATCGGCCGGTCCTGGCAGTGCGGCACCCTGCAGCTCGATTTCCAGCTTCCCGAACGGCTGGACGCCAGCTACATCGGGCAGGACGGCGCCCGGCACCGTCCGGTCATGCTGCACCGGGCCATCCTGGGCAGCCTGGAACGGTTCATCGGCATGATGATCGAGCATTATGCCGGCAAGTTCCCGCTCTGGCTGGCCCCGGTGCAGGTCGTGGTCGCCACCATCGTGTCGGAAGCCGACGCCTATGCGCAGACGGTGGCCGAGACCCTTCGCCGCGCCGGGCTGCGGGTGGAGGCCGACGTGCGCAACGAAAAGATCAACCTGAAGGTCCGGGAACACAGCCTGGCCAAGGTTCCGGTCATGCTCGTGGTCGGCGCGCGGGAGGCCGAACAGGGCACCGTGGCGGTGCGACGCCTTGGCGGCAAGGATCAGGAAGTCCTTGCCCTGGGCGATGCCGTTGCTAGACTCAAGGATGAAGCCCGCAGTCCCGCGGGTGCCGAAACCGTTTCGCCCGCGTTCTGA
- a CDS encoding class I SAM-dependent methyltransferase, whose translation MPACPACGAETWTPVASHEDWAATARTAPDQRRDMAALVAADPALDFGGLCRCGRCGLVSVERIPSADALAGFYTAYYASRSYSTKAASKLRRARRRIAGLKAAAPGVRFLDIGCNLGFAVEAARDLGLQATGIEIDPDAVARARVRVENATFHIADAEAFAAAGKGPFDILYCTEVIEHVRDPDAFAAALARLAAPGAVLFLTTPDGGHWRVPRDFTRWPEVKPPEHLRWFTRDALRRLFDRHGFDVAFGFNLKPGHRMRARRRAG comes from the coding sequence ATGCCTGCCTGCCCGGCCTGCGGGGCCGAGACCTGGACCCCGGTGGCCAGCCACGAGGACTGGGCCGCCACGGCCCGCACGGCCCCGGACCAGCGCCGCGACATGGCGGCCCTGGTCGCCGCCGACCCGGCGCTGGATTTCGGCGGTCTGTGCCGCTGCGGGCGCTGCGGTCTGGTGAGCGTCGAGCGCATCCCGTCGGCGGACGCCCTGGCCGGTTTCTACACGGCCTACTATGCCAGCCGGTCCTATTCGACGAAAGCGGCCAGCAAGCTGCGCCGCGCCCGCCGCCGCATCGCCGGGCTGAAGGCGGCGGCGCCGGGGGTTCGCTTCCTGGATATCGGCTGCAATCTGGGATTTGCCGTCGAGGCCGCGCGCGACCTGGGATTGCAGGCAACCGGCATCGAGATCGACCCCGATGCCGTGGCTCGCGCCCGCGTGCGGGTGGAGAACGCCACCTTCCACATCGCCGATGCCGAAGCCTTCGCCGCGGCGGGGAAGGGGCCGTTCGACATCCTCTATTGCACCGAGGTGATCGAGCATGTGCGCGATCCCGACGCCTTCGCCGCGGCGCTGGCGCGGCTGGCGGCGCCGGGGGCGGTGCTGTTCCTGACCACGCCGGACGGCGGCCACTGGCGGGTGCCGCGCGACTTCACCCGCTGGCCGGAGGTGAAGCCGCCGGAGCATCTGCGCTGGTTCACCCGCGACGCCCTGCGCCGGCTGTTCGACCGGCATGGCTTCGACGTGGCTTTCGGCTTCAACCTGAAGCCCGGCCACCGCATGCGGGCCCGCCGCCGGGCCGGGTGA
- a CDS encoding glycosyltransferase family 4 protein: MTVPAELPGTLAATEPDDNPAPPATAAEYASDGEDDAGFPGAAQAGPEAAEAVASWFGGGRPVVLQVIPTLVTGGAERGCIDMAAAIQRAGGRALVVSAGGPMARELERYGARHITLPVDSKNPVTIYRNAARLAALIRAEGVDIVHARSRAPAWSALWAARRCGVPFVTTFHAPYNFKGRLKQRYNSVMARGDRVIAVSGFVAAHVADSYGVGPDRLRLIHRGVDVATLVPAKVTQARMAVLARDWRLPDDHRVVLLPGRLTRWKGQLVLIEAMAKLGRNDVRAVLVGGDQGRTDYRQELEARIRALGLDSQVTIAGHCADMAAAYMLSDVVVSASVEPEAFGRVIVEAQAMGRPVIVSDLGAVKETLVNGQTGLVVPPGDAEALAGAIASVLDLTPLERRAVGLEAMRYVRERFTRDGMCLATLAVYAELLAERAAGGRPAGLS; the protein is encoded by the coding sequence ATGACCGTCCCGGCCGAGCTGCCCGGCACCCTAGCGGCCACCGAACCCGACGACAACCCGGCCCCGCCGGCCACCGCCGCGGAGTACGCCTCCGACGGAGAGGACGATGCCGGCTTCCCCGGCGCCGCCCAGGCCGGTCCGGAGGCGGCGGAGGCCGTGGCTTCCTGGTTCGGCGGCGGCCGGCCGGTGGTGCTCCAGGTCATCCCCACCCTGGTCACGGGCGGGGCGGAGCGCGGCTGCATCGACATGGCGGCCGCCATCCAGCGGGCCGGCGGCCGCGCCCTGGTCGTCTCCGCCGGCGGGCCGATGGCGCGCGAGCTGGAACGCTACGGCGCCCGCCACATCACCCTGCCGGTGGACAGCAAGAACCCCGTCACCATCTACCGCAACGCCGCCCGGCTGGCGGCGCTGATCCGGGCGGAAGGGGTGGACATCGTGCATGCCCGCTCGCGCGCCCCGGCCTGGAGCGCCCTCTGGGCGGCGCGGCGCTGCGGCGTGCCGTTCGTCACAACCTTCCACGCCCCCTACAATTTCAAGGGCCGCCTGAAGCAGCGCTACAATTCGGTGATGGCCCGGGGCGACCGGGTGATCGCCGTCAGCGGCTTCGTGGCCGCGCATGTCGCGGACAGCTACGGCGTCGGGCCGGACCGGCTGCGGCTGATCCACCGCGGCGTGGATGTCGCCACCCTCGTCCCGGCCAAGGTGACGCAGGCGCGCATGGCCGTGCTGGCGCGCGACTGGCGCCTGCCCGACGACCACCGGGTCGTGCTGCTGCCGGGCCGGCTGACCCGCTGGAAGGGCCAGCTCGTGCTGATCGAGGCGATGGCGAAGCTGGGGCGGAACGACGTGCGCGCCGTGCTGGTGGGCGGCGACCAGGGCCGCACCGACTACCGCCAGGAGCTGGAGGCCCGCATCCGCGCCCTGGGACTGGACAGCCAGGTCACCATCGCCGGCCACTGCGCCGACATGGCGGCCGCCTACATGCTGTCCGACGTGGTGGTCAGCGCCTCGGTCGAGCCTGAGGCGTTCGGCCGGGTCATCGTGGAGGCGCAGGCCATGGGCCGGCCGGTGATCGTCTCCGACCTCGGCGCGGTCAAGGAGACGCTGGTGAACGGCCAGACCGGCCTTGTCGTGCCGCCCGGCGATGCCGAGGCGCTGGCCGGCGCCATCGCGTCGGTGCTGGACCTGACCCCGCTGGAGCGCCGGGCCGTGGGGCTGGAGGCGATGCGCTACGTGCGCGAGCGATTCACCCGCGACGGCATGTGCCTCGCCACGCTCGCCGTCTATGCCGAACTGCTGGCGGAACGGGCGGCCGGGGGCCGGCCCGCCGGGCTGTCGTGA
- a CDS encoding glycosyltransferase family 9 protein, producing MSPPAPVPETAAAAAAGTVAGGTARRVLVIRLGALGDLIQCFDAFHAVRARHPGAEIALLTKPAFAGFGRTMPWFDRVWEDGRSRSPAHYWHIRSLLRGARLDVVYDLQAKPRTRLYRRLLWPGPAPRWPVADPAALAGRHNRDRYLAVLAAGGVPDAGAADLSWLAAPVDGVAPAGPFVLLVPGCSPHLPHKRWPPASYAALGRALLEAGTVPVLVGTAADRDAADRILADCPGALDLVGRTSLAQLGSLARRARATVGNDTGPVFLTAAAGCPTLMLMSHHTDPVRSAPWGPRTAWLKRDDLSALPVAEVVAALAGLARV from the coding sequence GTGAGCCCGCCGGCCCCGGTGCCGGAGACCGCGGCCGCGGCCGCGGCGGGGACTGTGGCCGGGGGCACGGCCCGGCGCGTGCTGGTCATCCGGCTGGGCGCGCTGGGCGACCTGATCCAGTGCTTCGACGCCTTCCATGCCGTGCGCGCCCGTCATCCGGGGGCGGAGATCGCGCTCCTGACCAAGCCCGCCTTCGCCGGCTTCGGCCGGACCATGCCCTGGTTCGACCGGGTCTGGGAGGACGGGCGCAGCCGCAGCCCGGCGCATTACTGGCACATCCGCTCGCTGCTGCGCGGGGCGCGGCTGGATGTCGTCTACGACCTCCAGGCCAAGCCGCGCACCCGGCTCTACCGCCGCCTGCTCTGGCCCGGTCCGGCGCCGCGCTGGCCGGTGGCCGATCCCGCGGCGCTTGCGGGCCGGCACAACCGCGACCGCTATCTCGCCGTGCTCGCCGCGGGCGGGGTGCCGGATGCGGGCGCGGCCGATCTCTCCTGGCTCGCGGCGCCCGTGGACGGGGTGGCACCGGCTGGCCCCTTCGTGCTGCTGGTGCCCGGCTGCTCCCCCCACCTGCCGCACAAGCGCTGGCCGCCGGCGTCCTATGCGGCGCTCGGCCGGGCGCTGCTGGAGGCCGGCACCGTGCCGGTGCTGGTCGGTACCGCGGCTGACCGCGACGCCGCCGACCGCATCCTGGCCGACTGTCCGGGGGCGCTGGATCTCGTCGGCCGCACCAGCCTCGCCCAGCTCGGCAGCCTCGCCCGCCGGGCGCGGGCCACCGTGGGCAACGACACCGGGCCGGTCTTCCTGACGGCCGCGGCGGGCTGCCCCACCCTGATGCTGATGTCCCACCACACCGATCCCGTCCGCTCCGCCCCGTGGGGGCCGCGCACGGCCTGGCTCAAGCGCGACGACCTGTCGGCGCTGCCGGTGGCGGAGGTGGTGGCGGCGCTGGCCGGCCTCGCCAGGGTCTGA
- a CDS encoding alpha/beta hydrolase encodes MGAPIHSLTRGAATIAYRRTPPRRPGVLGVIFLGGFRSDMTGTKAVALEAWAERAGLGCVCFDYQGHGRSSGRWEDGTVGTWLEDALAVLDRQTEGPQVLVGSSMGGWIAHLAAIARPERVAGLVCVAPAADFTERLIRQRLSPEQAAALERDGFFVQPSAYDPAGYRITRALLDEGRRHLLLGRPIPVRCPVRLLHGQRDADVPWRFSLDLAGDLESDDVRVVLVKDGDHRLSRPQDIDLLCRTVGELTAA; translated from the coding sequence ATGGGTGCGCCGATACATAGCCTGACCCGGGGCGCCGCCACCATAGCTTATCGACGGACCCCGCCCCGGCGCCCGGGCGTGCTGGGCGTGATCTTCCTGGGCGGCTTCCGCTCGGACATGACCGGCACCAAGGCGGTGGCGCTGGAGGCCTGGGCGGAGCGGGCAGGGCTCGGCTGCGTCTGCTTCGACTACCAGGGCCACGGCCGCTCCTCCGGCCGCTGGGAGGACGGAACCGTCGGCACCTGGCTGGAGGACGCGCTGGCCGTGCTGGACCGGCAGACGGAGGGGCCGCAGGTGCTGGTCGGCTCCAGCATGGGCGGCTGGATCGCGCATCTGGCCGCCATCGCCCGGCCGGAGCGGGTCGCGGGGCTGGTCTGCGTCGCCCCGGCGGCCGACTTCACCGAGCGGCTGATCCGGCAGCGCCTGTCGCCGGAGCAGGCCGCGGCGCTGGAGCGGGACGGCTTCTTCGTGCAGCCCAGCGCCTACGACCCCGCCGGTTACCGCATCACGCGGGCGCTGCTGGACGAGGGGCGGCGGCATCTGCTACTGGGCCGGCCGATCCCGGTCCGCTGCCCGGTGCGGCTGCTGCACGGCCAGCGCGACGCCGACGTGCCCTGGCGCTTCAGCCTGGATCTGGCCGGCGACCTGGAAAGCGACGACGTGCGCGTCGTGCTGGTGAAGGACGGGGACCACCGGCTGTCGCGGCCACAGGACATCGACCTGCTGTGCCGCACGGTGGGGGAACTGACGGCAGCCTGA